ACCCGCAGCAGCCGCGGCAGCTGGGCCGGTGTGGAGACCATCTCGCACCAGCTGCTGCAGTCGGTGAAGACCCGCTCGGGGTGGGTCTCCTGGAAGAAGCCGGTGCCGATCTGGCCGGACGGGATGTGCGAGGCGAGCGCCAGCACCGGCAGGCCGCTGCGCTGGGCGTCGTACAGGCCCTGGATCAGGTGGGTGTTGCCCGGGCCGCAGGAGCCGGCGCAGACCGCCGGCCGGCCGCTCAGCTCCGCCTCGGCGGCGGCCGCGAAGGCGCCCGCCTCCTCGTTGCGCACGTGCACCCAGCTGATGCCCTCGGTGCGGCGGATCGCGTCCACCACCGGGTTGAGGCTGTCACCCACGACGCCGTAGACGCGCTCCACCCCGGCCTGCCGGAGCACCTCGACCATCTGCTCGGCCACACTCACCACGAGGCACTCCCTCTCCGCCGGTCGGATGCCATCAGCAGCCTGCGAGCGGCGTGGCCCGCCCGCACCCCGGGCGGGCCACGCGGGTGAGGACGTCCGGCCGGGTCACTCCGCCGCGAGGTGGTCGGGGCCCGGCCCGACCGTCCCCGCGACGACGCCCGCGTGCGTGTGCCGCCGGGCCGGCTCCCGGCCCGGCGGCTGGGTGAACCGTTCCTGCGCCGGGGGCCGGGTGGTCGGCCTGGTGACCGGGGCCCCGGCCTTGACCACCAGCACCTCGCCGTCGTGGCTCAGCGGCAGGGCCTCGCCCCGGCGCAGCGTGTAGGTGGTCCCGGCGTGGGTGATCCGGACCTGCAGCAGGCACTGGCGGATCTGCATCGAGAACGTCAGCCGCCGCAGTCCGGACGGCAGCCGGGGCCGGAAGGCCAGCGCCTCGTCGTGGTCGCGCAACCCGCCGAACCCGGCCACCAGGGCGATGCAGGCACCCGCCAGCGAGGCCATGTGCAGGCCGTCACCGGTGTTGCCGCCGAGGTTGTGCAGATCCATCAGGGCGGCCTCGGCGGTGTAGTCGTACGCCAGGTCGAGCTGCCCCACCTCGGCCGCGATCACCGCCTGGGTGCAGGCCGAGAGGGAGGAGTCGCGCACCGTGAGCCGCTCGTAGTAGGCGAAGTTGCGGGCCTTCTGCTCGTCGGTGAAGGCGTCCCCGCGGACCTGCATGGCGAGCACCAGGTCGGCCTGCTTGACCACCTGTTTGCGGTAGAGGTCGAAGTAGGGGTAGTGCAGCAGCAGCGGGTACTTCTCCGGCGGGGTGCCGTCGAAGTCCCAGAACTGGTGGTCGGTGAACCCGTCGGCCTGCGGGTGCACGCCGAGGTCCTCGTCGTAGGGGATGTACATCGCGCCCGCGGCGTCCCGCCAGGCGGCGGTCTCCTCGGTGTCGACGCCGAGCGCGGCGGCCTCCGTCTGGTGCCGGGTGGCGGACTCCGCGGCGGCCCGCAGGTTGGTCTGCGCCATCAGGTTGGTGAAGACGTTGTTGTCCGCGACCGCGCTGTACTCGTCGGGGCCGGTGACGCCCTCGATCCGGAACCGGCCGGCCGCGTCGTGGTGCCCGAGCGAGCGCCACATCCGTGCCGTCTCCACCAGCAGTTCCAGCCCGTAGGCGCGCTCGAACTCGACGTCGCCGGTGGCCCGGACGTAGCGGGCGACGGCGACCGCGATGTCGGCGCCGATGTGGAACGCGGCGGTGCCGGCCGGCCAGTAGCCGGAGCACTCCTCGCCCCGGATCGTCCGCCAGGGGAACACCGCGCCGGCCAGGCCGAGCTGGGCGGCCCGCTCGCGGGCCAGCGGCAGCGTGGTGTGCCGCCAGCGCAGCGCCTGGTTGACCGCGCCGGGCAGGCAGTACGTGAGCACCGGCAGGACGAAGGTCTCGGTGTCCCAGAAGCTGTGGCCGTCGTAGCCGGGGCCGGTCAGCCCCTTCGCCGGGATGGCCCGCTCCTCGCTGCGGGCCCCGGCCTGGAGCACGTGGAAGATCGCGAACCGGACGGCCTGCTGGAGTTCGACGTCACCCTCGATCTCGATGTCGCTGCTGTCCCAGAACTCCTTCAGGTAGCTGCTCTGCTCGGCCGCCAGCCCCGTCCAGCCGGTGTACTTGGCGGCGGTCAGGGCTGCCTCGACCTGATCCCGGACGGCGGGCAGCGATCGGGTCGCCGACCAGCCGTACGCGATGAACTTGACCACCCGCAGCCGCTCGCCGGGCCGCAGCACCGTCGTGACGCTGATCCGGCCCTGGTCGTCGCTGCTCTCGGCGGTGGTGTCGAAGCCCTCCGGGCCCTCGATCAGGTGGTCCATGCCGGCCGCCACCCGGATCCCGCTGAACCGGGTGCGGTGCACCAGGACCGCCTTGGCGTGGCCCGCCTGGTGCGACTCGGAGATCAGCGGCGCCTCCAGCACGGCGGCGGCCCGGGGGTCGCCGCCGACGCCGCCGGGCAGCTGCTCGTTGGCGACCAGTTCGGACTGCAGCACGATCCGGACCGGGCCGTCCACCGCCTCGACCTGGTACTCCACGGCCGCGACCGCCCGCTGGGTGAGCGAGACCAGCCGGTTGGAGGTGACCTTGACCGTCCGGCCCGCCGGGGAGGTCCACTCGGCCTCCCTGCGCAGCACCCCGTCCCGGAAGTCCAGGCTGCGCAGGTGGCCGCGCAGTTCGCCGTAGCGCAGGTCGAAGGGCTCGTCGTCCACCAGCAGCCGGATGATCTTGCCGTTGGTCACGTTGATGACGCTCTGACTGGACTCGGGGTAGCCGTAGCCGCCCTCGCCGTACGGCAGCGGCCGCAGCTCGAAGACGCCGTTCAGGTAGGTGCCGGGCAGGCCGTGCGGCTCCCCCTCGTCCAGGTTGGCGCGCAGGCCGACGTGGCCGTTGGAGAGCGCGAAGACCGACTCGGCGCGGGCCAGCCCGGCCGGGTCCAGGCCGTTCTCGGCGATCAGCCAGGGGTCGACGGTGAAGCCGTCCTGGCCGGTCACCGCGGCTCCCCCCGGTACAGCTGGGCGAGGTCGGCCACGACCACGGTGGCTCCACTGCGGCGCAGCTCCTCGGCCTGCCCCGTCCGGTCGACACCGACCACCGCGCCGAAGCCGCCGGCCCGGCCGGAGGCCACCCCGGCGAGCGCGTCCTCGAAGACGGCGGCCCGGGCCGGCTCGACGCCGAGCGCGCGGGCGGCCGCCAGGTAGGTGTCCGGCGCGGGCTTGCCCGGCAGGCCCTCGCGGGCGGCGACCACGCCGTCCACGATCACGTCGAAGAGGTCGTCGATCCCGGCGGCCCGCAGCACGTCCCGGCAGTTGGCGCTGGAGGAGACCACCGCCCGGGGCAGGCCCAGCTCCCGCAGCCGGTGCACGTACTCCACCGAGCCGGCGTAGGGCTGCACGCCCTGGTCCTTGATCATGCGCAGCACGGTGTCGTTCTTGGCGGTGCTGACGCCGTTCACGCTGCGGGTGCCCGGCGGGTCGTCGGCCCCGCCCTCCGGCAGGTCGACGCCGCGGCTGTGCAGGAACGCCCTGGTGCCGTCCAGGCGCGGCCTGCCGTCCACGTAGGTGTCGTAGTCGGCGACGGCGTCGAAGGGCGCGAACGGCCCGCCGGTGCGGTCGGCCTCGGCACGCAGGAACGTGTCGAAGGTGTCCTTCCAGGCCGCGGCGTGCACCTTGGCGGTCTGGGTGAGCACCCCGTCGAGGTCGAAGAGGAATGCGCGGATGTCGTCCGGGAGACCCAACATGAGGGCAGTCTCACCCCGATTCGGGAAAAAAACC
The sequence above is drawn from the Kitasatospora sp. NBC_00315 genome and encodes:
- a CDS encoding glycoside hydrolase family 65 protein codes for the protein MTGQDGFTVDPWLIAENGLDPAGLARAESVFALSNGHVGLRANLDEGEPHGLPGTYLNGVFELRPLPYGEGGYGYPESSQSVINVTNGKIIRLLVDDEPFDLRYGELRGHLRSLDFRDGVLRREAEWTSPAGRTVKVTSNRLVSLTQRAVAAVEYQVEAVDGPVRIVLQSELVANEQLPGGVGGDPRAAAVLEAPLISESHQAGHAKAVLVHRTRFSGIRVAAGMDHLIEGPEGFDTTAESSDDQGRISVTTVLRPGERLRVVKFIAYGWSATRSLPAVRDQVEAALTAAKYTGWTGLAAEQSSYLKEFWDSSDIEIEGDVELQQAVRFAIFHVLQAGARSEERAIPAKGLTGPGYDGHSFWDTETFVLPVLTYCLPGAVNQALRWRHTTLPLARERAAQLGLAGAVFPWRTIRGEECSGYWPAGTAAFHIGADIAVAVARYVRATGDVEFERAYGLELLVETARMWRSLGHHDAAGRFRIEGVTGPDEYSAVADNNVFTNLMAQTNLRAAAESATRHQTEAAALGVDTEETAAWRDAAGAMYIPYDEDLGVHPQADGFTDHQFWDFDGTPPEKYPLLLHYPYFDLYRKQVVKQADLVLAMQVRGDAFTDEQKARNFAYYERLTVRDSSLSACTQAVIAAEVGQLDLAYDYTAEAALMDLHNLGGNTGDGLHMASLAGACIALVAGFGGLRDHDEALAFRPRLPSGLRRLTFSMQIRQCLLQVRITHAGTTYTLRRGEALPLSHDGEVLVVKAGAPVTRPTTRPPAQERFTQPPGREPARRHTHAGVVAGTVGPGPDHLAAE
- a CDS encoding HAD family hydrolase; its protein translation is MLGLPDDIRAFLFDLDGVLTQTAKVHAAAWKDTFDTFLRAEADRTGGPFAPFDAVADYDTYVDGRPRLDGTRAFLHSRGVDLPEGGADDPPGTRSVNGVSTAKNDTVLRMIKDQGVQPYAGSVEYVHRLRELGLPRAVVSSSANCRDVLRAAGIDDLFDVIVDGVVAAREGLPGKPAPDTYLAAARALGVEPARAAVFEDALAGVASGRAGGFGAVVGVDRTGQAEELRRSGATVVVADLAQLYRGEPR